A window of the Butyricimonas faecalis genome harbors these coding sequences:
- a CDS encoding glycoside hydrolase family 3 N-terminal domain-containing protein, translated as MHKLLSAIGLFCMLLPSFHGQAQSAWADSTLNTMSLDEKIGQLIMVAAYSNKDSVYENHLGATVEKYHIGGIIFFQGSPLKQALMTNKYQQSAKIPLMIGMDAENGVGWRIKPAMEFPNQTLLGAIRDTNLIYRLGAAIGQQCRAMGIHVNFAPVADINVNPKNPVIGIRSFGEKKEEVGNRTLQYMRGLQSQHVMAVAKHFPGHGDTDVDSHLALPLIRHTVARIDTVELYPFRQLFEAGIPGVMIAHLNVPSYDSANIPASLSKQIVTDLLREKLHFDGLCFTDAMNMKGVTQGKTPGDADVKALAAGNDVLLFPEDVEASVKKIKAAIQQGILSEEMIHEKCRKVLEAKAEFVLPYATPVDTVRLTERLSSPSAQALLQEAYAKAITLVKNDDLLLPLTHVDTLRIASLNFGDRKATAFESTLEKYAPCAHFSLSPGSSKEKVEQLIKNLSKYNCVILYNSAARNMASRQFGATMELVNIIKQLKGKHIVFCHPATPYGLDLYSYLPMDAIIVSYSHDTPAQQFAAQAIFGGINVNGKLPVSINLYYPAGTGLSTPKLRLGYYRPESCGMNSQTLLKIDSICQAAIKTKATPGCQVLVAKDGYIVYNKAFGFNTYDKKKKNTTDNIYDIASITKIAATLPAVMMLYDQQHIALDSPIVRYSYALRETDKQDITVKELLLHTSGLKASFSFFQHAIDWDKMQGRLFTTKYTKTNTRKLRDRLYVNPKFTYRDSTFNFTGGEGYLVVSPHFYIHKHFQDSIHDLILNSKLLPQKKYTYSDLGFVLLKDIVEAQSATPFDVYCRKHFFKRLGAYNTDFNAHFNLDMKRVVPTNKDDIFRKSQLHGYVHDPIAALMGGVSGNAGLFSTAEDLAKIMSVYLNRGTYGGERFIDSTTIDLFTQTQLPLEQNRRGLGFDKPETLPNKLGPTCKEAPCSSYGHTGFTGAIAWNDPDNQLIYIFLSNRLYPNEFNDKLIKDNIRTKIQEVIYKAMDN; from the coding sequence ATGCACAAGCTCCTTTCCGCAATCGGACTATTTTGCATGCTCCTCCCCTCATTTCACGGTCAAGCCCAGTCCGCGTGGGCCGATTCGACATTAAATACCATGAGCCTGGATGAAAAGATCGGACAGCTGATCATGGTTGCCGCCTACAGCAACAAAGACAGCGTGTACGAAAACCACTTAGGAGCTACCGTTGAAAAATATCATATCGGGGGAATCATTTTCTTTCAAGGCAGTCCCCTAAAGCAGGCTTTGATGACAAATAAATACCAGCAAAGCGCAAAAATTCCACTCATGATCGGGATGGATGCCGAAAATGGGGTCGGTTGGCGGATTAAGCCCGCCATGGAATTTCCCAACCAGACCTTATTGGGAGCCATTCGAGACACGAATCTGATTTACCGTCTGGGAGCAGCCATCGGACAGCAATGCCGCGCCATGGGCATTCACGTGAACTTTGCCCCCGTGGCCGATATAAACGTTAACCCCAAAAATCCGGTGATCGGCATTCGGTCGTTCGGTGAAAAGAAAGAGGAGGTTGGCAACCGCACCCTGCAATACATGCGAGGCCTGCAATCCCAGCACGTGATGGCCGTGGCCAAACACTTCCCGGGACACGGGGACACGGACGTCGATTCACACTTGGCATTACCCCTGATCCGTCACACGGTAGCACGTATTGACACGGTTGAGTTGTATCCCTTCCGCCAGCTTTTCGAGGCAGGAATACCGGGAGTCATGATTGCCCACTTAAACGTACCTTCCTACGATTCGGCCAATATCCCGGCTTCTTTATCCAAACAGATCGTCACGGATCTGCTACGCGAGAAATTGCACTTCGACGGTCTTTGTTTCACGGACGCCATGAATATGAAAGGTGTCACCCAAGGAAAGACTCCCGGGGATGCTGATGTCAAGGCGCTGGCAGCAGGCAACGACGTGCTGTTGTTCCCAGAAGACGTGGAGGCCTCCGTGAAGAAGATCAAAGCAGCCATCCAGCAAGGCATTCTCTCGGAAGAAATGATCCATGAAAAATGCCGCAAAGTCCTCGAAGCAAAAGCCGAATTTGTGCTCCCGTATGCTACTCCCGTGGATACAGTCCGGCTGACCGAACGATTAAGTTCTCCATCTGCCCAAGCATTATTACAAGAGGCATACGCCAAAGCGATCACGCTCGTGAAAAATGACGATCTCTTACTCCCACTGACACACGTGGACACGCTACGTATAGCCTCTTTGAATTTTGGCGACCGGAAAGCGACCGCTTTCGAGAGTACCTTGGAGAAATACGCTCCTTGTGCCCACTTTTCTCTATCGCCCGGATCCTCAAAAGAGAAAGTGGAACAACTGATCAAAAATCTATCAAAATACAATTGTGTCATCCTGTACAACAGTGCCGCCCGTAACATGGCCTCCCGACAATTCGGGGCGACCATGGAACTTGTCAATATCATCAAGCAACTGAAAGGGAAACATATCGTGTTCTGCCATCCGGCCACGCCTTACGGGCTCGACCTGTACAGCTACCTCCCCATGGATGCCATCATCGTGAGCTATTCACATGACACTCCCGCCCAGCAGTTTGCCGCCCAAGCCATTTTCGGGGGCATCAACGTGAACGGGAAATTGCCCGTGAGCATCAACCTCTACTATCCCGCGGGTACCGGGTTGTCCACCCCGAAATTACGGTTGGGATATTACCGGCCGGAAAGTTGCGGCATGAATTCTCAGACGCTGCTTAAAATTGACAGCATATGCCAAGCCGCCATAAAAACAAAGGCCACGCCCGGTTGTCAGGTACTCGTGGCAAAAGACGGTTACATTGTCTACAACAAAGCCTTTGGCTTCAACACGTATGATAAAAAAAAGAAAAACACGACCGACAATATATACGACATTGCCTCTATCACGAAAATTGCGGCCACCCTTCCGGCTGTCATGATGCTTTATGACCAGCAACATATAGCGCTCGACTCCCCGATTGTCCGATACTCTTACGCGCTTCGGGAAACCGACAAGCAAGATATCACCGTCAAGGAATTGTTGCTGCACACGTCCGGACTAAAGGCATCTTTTTCTTTCTTCCAGCACGCGATTGACTGGGACAAGATGCAAGGCCGGTTATTCACGACAAAATACACGAAAACCAATACCCGCAAACTCCGGGATCGACTCTACGTAAATCCCAAATTCACGTACCGGGACAGCACGTTCAATTTCACGGGAGGCGAAGGCTACCTGGTTGTTTCCCCACATTTTTATATTCACAAACATTTCCAGGATTCCATTCACGACTTGATTTTAAACTCCAAATTGCTGCCCCAGAAAAAATACACGTACAGCGACCTTGGATTCGTGTTGTTAAAGGACATCGTGGAAGCACAGTCCGCCACCCCTTTTGACGTTTATTGCCGGAAACATTTCTTTAAAAGACTGGGAGCCTATAACACGGACTTCAACGCTCATTTTAATCTTGACATGAAAAGAGTGGTCCCCACTAATAAAGATGATATTTTCAGAAAATCCCAACTACACGGGTACGTGCATGACCCGATCGCGGCACTCATGGGCGGTGTGTCCGGAAATGCCGGTTTATTTTCCACCGCGGAAGACCTGGCCAAAATCATGAGTGTTTACTTGAACCGCGGCACGTACGGGGGAGAACGTTTCATCGATTCGACGACAATTGACCTTTTCACTCAAACCCAATTACCTCTCGAACAGAACAGACGGGGACTCGGGTTCGACAAACCGGAAACCCTGCCCAACAAATTAGGCCCAACCTGCAAGGAAGCCCCTTGCTCCAGCTACGGGCACACGGGATTCACGGGAGCCATCGCATGGAATGACCCGGACAATCAATTGATATATATCTTTCTATCCAACCGGCTTTATCCCAACGAATTCAATGACAAACTGATCAAAGACAATATCCGTACTAAAATTCAAGAAGTTATTTATAAAGCAATGGACAACTGA
- a CDS encoding TlpA disulfide reductase family protein, whose product MRKLLLSIVAASMTLAACNAQSGYKVTGTVEGMPDGKAIIATVNGSTLDTLAKADVKNGSFEFTGNVSEPTGAYIMVIGQRGAIPFMLENANITISAGQAGLTVTGSEGQKIYDQFMAINATAQQEAMKLQQEFQAANGDQAKIQAIQEAYAKLMTDVQAKETELIKANPDSYVSAFVIASGMGQMEYEQLKERYNLLGEKAKAGAQGKAIAAQIAKLESTAIGQIAPNFTITTPEGESISLYDIKGKVKLIDFWASWCGPCRGENPHVVEIYKEYHPKGLEIFGVSLDNNKEAWVKAIADDGLVWKHGSDLKGWQSAPAQLYSVTGIPHTVLLDENNKIIAKNLRGDELKQKIAELLK is encoded by the coding sequence ATGAGAAAACTTTTATTATCAATCGTTGCTGCAAGTATGACTCTTGCAGCATGTAACGCCCAAAGTGGTTACAAAGTAACCGGAACGGTAGAAGGAATGCCGGACGGTAAAGCCATTATCGCAACGGTTAATGGCAGTACTCTTGACACGTTAGCAAAAGCAGACGTGAAGAACGGTTCATTTGAATTTACCGGAAACGTAAGCGAACCTACCGGAGCTTACATCATGGTTATCGGTCAAAGAGGAGCGATCCCATTCATGTTGGAAAATGCAAACATCACGATCAGTGCCGGACAAGCAGGATTGACGGTTACCGGTAGCGAAGGTCAAAAAATATATGACCAATTCATGGCTATCAACGCAACAGCTCAACAAGAAGCCATGAAGTTGCAACAAGAATTCCAAGCAGCTAACGGAGATCAGGCTAAAATTCAAGCCATCCAAGAAGCATACGCTAAATTAATGACGGATGTTCAAGCTAAAGAAACCGAATTAATCAAAGCTAATCCGGATTCTTACGTTTCAGCTTTCGTTATCGCTTCCGGCATGGGACAAATGGAATACGAGCAATTGAAAGAAAGATATAATTTACTGGGCGAAAAAGCAAAAGCTGGCGCACAAGGTAAAGCTATCGCTGCTCAAATTGCTAAATTAGAAAGCACTGCCATTGGCCAAATCGCTCCTAACTTCACGATCACTACCCCGGAAGGAGAGTCTATCTCTTTGTATGACATCAAGGGTAAAGTGAAATTAATCGATTTCTGGGCTTCATGGTGTGGTCCTTGCCGCGGAGAGAATCCTCATGTAGTTGAGATCTACAAAGAATATCACCCGAAAGGATTGGAAATCTTCGGTGTATCTTTGGACAACAACAAAGAGGCTTGGGTGAAAGCTATCGCTGATGACGGTTTGGTATGGAAACACGGTTCCGACTTGAAAGGTTGGCAATCAGCTCCTGCTCAATTGTACAGTGTAACCGGAATTCCTCACACGGTATTATTAGACGAAAATAACAAAATCATTGCCAAGAATTTAAGAGGCGATGAATTAAAACAAAAGATTGCTGAATTATTGAAATAA
- a CDS encoding DUF4270 family protein has product MRIFFIAFFLLSLYACDNDLTTIGDNLIPNDHYVEVTRFILDETSTIKLDSFPTSNMSTTSAFQLTMGKIKDYYTGVTKAIPYFQVNPTGFASNVTWETNCVFDSLILTIPNPQTLAGDTTKYQAFDLYQLDKHMIYNIDNPIFCNIDSLPWYKKLATLNIYPQKENYTRELYFKINDTIGQNLFNRMRSRDPMFEEKLGINYLFMDYLKGFAIVPQEHNSVLTSLSATDIQLRCYYHIGSKEGLYFSMPTFSSGSYAYTNIKYEASENFPLKNATFTDAIPFQEGRMAIIEGMNGFMLKMKIPFIADETRYKTIVKAEIELRPKTEIWENIPEPQLLSVYIVSKDNYVKQVLTDNSSNNIYGVLSQNVMDINSKKYTIDLTDFYIKQVEGVHPLDKEIYLLIGLPGYIYSPWDGYQIFTGDVYNKFRRVIFEELPVFSIYYSNYK; this is encoded by the coding sequence ATGAGAATATTCTTTATCGCATTTTTTTTGTTATCATTATATGCGTGTGACAATGACCTTACAACGATTGGTGATAATTTAATTCCCAACGACCACTATGTAGAAGTAACACGTTTTATTTTAGACGAAACTTCTACAATTAAATTAGATTCATTTCCGACATCTAACATGTCAACGACTAGTGCTTTCCAGCTCACTATGGGGAAAATTAAAGATTACTATACTGGTGTCACCAAGGCAATACCTTATTTTCAAGTAAACCCAACTGGTTTCGCTAGTAATGTCACGTGGGAAACTAATTGTGTATTTGATTCTTTAATACTAACAATCCCTAATCCTCAAACATTAGCAGGAGATACCACAAAATATCAAGCATTCGATTTATACCAATTAGACAAACACATGATTTATAATATAGATAATCCTATATTCTGTAATATCGATTCTTTACCATGGTATAAAAAACTCGCAACATTAAATATTTATCCACAAAAAGAAAATTATACAAGAGAACTTTATTTTAAAATAAATGACACTATCGGTCAAAATCTATTTAACCGAATGAGATCTCGTGATCCCATGTTTGAGGAAAAACTTGGAATAAATTACCTATTTATGGATTATTTAAAAGGATTTGCCATTGTTCCCCAAGAACACAATTCAGTATTAACATCACTATCGGCTACCGATATACAACTTCGCTGCTATTATCACATTGGATCAAAAGAAGGATTATATTTTTCAATGCCAACATTTTCTTCCGGATCTTATGCTTATACAAATATTAAATATGAAGCATCAGAAAATTTTCCATTAAAAAATGCAACATTTACAGATGCTATACCTTTTCAAGAAGGGAGAATGGCTATCATAGAAGGAATGAATGGTTTCATGTTGAAGATGAAAATACCGTTTATTGCAGATGAGACCAGATACAAAACGATTGTAAAAGCAGAAATTGAATTACGACCTAAAACTGAAATATGGGAGAATATCCCAGAACCTCAATTATTAAGTGTATACATTGTCAGTAAAGACAATTACGTCAAGCAAGTTTTAACTGATAATTCATCAAATAATATATATGGAGTTCTTTCTCAAAATGTAATGGATATTAATAGTAAAAAGTATACTATAGATCTTACAGATTTTTATATTAAACAAGTAGAAGGAGTTCACCCTCTAGACAAAGAGATATACCTATTAATAGGTCTGCCAGGTTATATTTATTCTCCATGGGACGGGTATCAAATTTTTACTGGAGATGTTTACAACAAATTTCGACGGGTTATTTTTGAAGAATTACCTGTATTCAGCATATATTATAGTAATTATAAGTAA
- a CDS encoding Kelch repeat-containing protein → MRTFSLLVLAILGFAFVACDDDDHLGDWEKAPEFSGRLRNQAVSFVIGDYAYVGTGFGVDLAEYTDFKKYNLKEGTWTDVPDNFPGKGRHGAVAFVAEKEGKTYAYVGLGYISANQIQGSDGTDVIRAKEYLKDFYRFDPTDNSWTRIEDFPGEARRDAVAFTLDNYGYVGTGRADKALLFKDFYCFDPKTETWNTNELGFKGDQRYGASAFVVGGAAYVCLGAKGSGYAQDVIKCTPLGEGKVSWDNMQALTDKPGVKQDKDYDRIPRAFAVSFVSNKGKDGENYAYIATGTGNSSSTVWKYNHKKDQWHQMEDLAPSAGNVVGAVSFVADGYGYYTTGGTSIDPIDAVSSSSTRYFTNSTWKFIPDIKETRRNDY, encoded by the coding sequence ATGAGAACATTTAGTTTATTAGTACTAGCCATTTTAGGATTCGCTTTTGTCGCTTGTGATGATGATGATCATTTAGGTGACTGGGAGAAAGCTCCTGAATTTAGCGGTAGATTACGTAACCAAGCTGTATCATTTGTTATTGGAGATTACGCTTATGTTGGAACTGGATTCGGAGTTGATTTAGCAGAATATACAGATTTTAAAAAGTATAATTTGAAAGAGGGAACTTGGACTGATGTTCCAGATAATTTTCCGGGAAAGGGACGCCATGGCGCTGTCGCATTTGTAGCTGAAAAGGAAGGGAAAACTTATGCTTATGTTGGATTGGGCTATATTTCTGCAAATCAAATACAGGGATCAGATGGAACAGACGTAATTCGTGCTAAAGAATATTTGAAAGATTTTTATCGTTTTGACCCGACAGATAATTCTTGGACAAGAATAGAAGATTTTCCAGGAGAAGCTCGTAGAGATGCAGTTGCTTTTACTCTAGATAATTATGGATATGTAGGAACGGGGCGTGCTGATAAAGCATTACTCTTCAAAGATTTTTATTGCTTTGACCCAAAGACCGAAACATGGAATACGAACGAGTTAGGGTTTAAGGGGGATCAAAGATACGGGGCATCTGCTTTTGTCGTTGGTGGTGCTGCTTATGTATGTTTAGGTGCAAAAGGATCTGGATATGCACAGGATGTTATTAAATGTACCCCATTAGGAGAGGGAAAAGTTTCTTGGGATAATATGCAAGCTTTAACTGATAAGCCAGGCGTAAAGCAAGATAAAGATTATGATCGGATTCCAAGAGCGTTCGCAGTATCTTTCGTTTCTAATAAAGGGAAGGATGGTGAAAATTATGCTTATATTGCAACTGGTACGGGAAATAGTTCTTCAACTGTATGGAAATATAATCATAAAAAAGATCAATGGCATCAAATGGAGGATTTAGCTCCATCTGCAGGTAACGTTGTTGGTGCTGTATCTTTTGTTGCTGATGGTTATGGTTATTATACAACAGGTGGTACTAGTATAGATCCAATTGATGCAGTTTCAAGTTCATCAACAAGATACTTTACCAATTCTACTTGGAAATTTATCCCAGATATAAAAGAAACTCGTAGAAACGACTATTAA
- a CDS encoding sensor histidine kinase, with protein sequence MNKHFGVNWGIAVTVIAVLGVLVWQALSIVELYHFQKERFVTKVNHKITHFVNELNLLAVQKSATVPVERSVPCLMLTKGGKSERCRHWRDDDWVDAECRAIYDIRDTTLLTLEKFYSLLRQSMRMDEKSFPIEISLLDSFGNRIDSFSCGYIHPWSMVKAEPIRLFLGEKHVLEVRFMFSIHQFWNRSKNSFILLFVFMVLLIVCIMILIRKINQERKRTIGQHLFLDTVIHNLQSPLDYMSFTQEVLDKKYGSMMEIEDQQALERIREKQSDMGRAITRLLTLSDIFHRIQIYPYPLCLKEMLEKLNALNFVKIQPGKQVDMNIACEMENPEISVDPVYFPIVFENLIGNAIKYSGKNVKIDITCQEKGKWIEIRVKDNGAGIPPRSLKHIFEIYYRDPSIRDDHSRKGFGIGLSFVYSVVKAHHGKIIVRSIVNVGTEFIIILPHRQWKRK encoded by the coding sequence ATGAATAAACACTTTGGCGTAAATTGGGGTATAGCGGTAACGGTAATAGCTGTTTTGGGAGTGCTCGTTTGGCAGGCACTTTCGATTGTTGAATTGTATCATTTCCAAAAAGAGAGATTTGTCACCAAGGTGAACCATAAGATTACTCATTTCGTTAACGAATTGAATTTGCTTGCTGTACAAAAATCAGCTACCGTTCCCGTTGAGCGTTCTGTTCCTTGTTTGATGCTTACGAAAGGAGGAAAAAGCGAGAGGTGTCGACATTGGCGAGATGATGATTGGGTTGATGCGGAATGTCGGGCAATATATGATATCCGGGATACAACTCTTTTGACATTGGAAAAGTTCTACTCGCTTCTTAGACAAAGCATGAGGATGGATGAAAAATCTTTTCCTATTGAGATTAGCTTGTTGGATAGTTTTGGAAATAGAATTGATAGTTTTAGTTGTGGATATATACACCCTTGGTCTATGGTTAAAGCGGAACCCATTCGGTTATTTTTGGGGGAGAAGCACGTGTTAGAAGTTAGATTCATGTTTTCGATTCATCAGTTTTGGAACCGTTCGAAAAATTCTTTTATTCTTTTATTCGTATTTATGGTTTTGTTGATTGTTTGTATTATGATCTTAATACGCAAGATTAACCAAGAGAGGAAACGTACTATCGGGCAACATCTTTTTCTTGATACCGTGATACATAATTTGCAATCACCTTTGGATTATATGAGTTTTACACAAGAAGTTCTTGACAAGAAATATGGAAGTATGATGGAAATAGAGGATCAACAGGCACTAGAAAGAATTCGGGAAAAACAATCGGATATGGGGCGGGCCATTACTCGTTTGTTAACCTTGTCGGATATATTTCACCGGATTCAGATTTATCCTTATCCTCTTTGTTTGAAAGAGATGCTTGAAAAGCTAAATGCTTTGAATTTTGTGAAAATCCAACCTGGAAAACAGGTAGATATGAATATTGCTTGTGAGATGGAAAACCCGGAAATTTCTGTTGATCCGGTCTATTTCCCGATTGTTTTTGAAAATTTGATAGGAAATGCCATAAAGTATTCAGGAAAGAACGTGAAAATAGATATTACTTGTCAAGAAAAGGGGAAATGGATTGAAATTCGAGTAAAGGACAATGGGGCAGGGATTCCCCCGCGTAGTTTAAAACATATTTTTGAAATTTACTATCGCGATCCTTCCATACGGGATGACCATTCGAGAAAAGGGTTCGGGATTGGTTTGTCTTTTGTGTATTCTGTAGTGAAAGCTCATCATGGAAAGATTATTGTTCGTAGTATTGTAAATGTAGGAACAGAATTTATTATTATTTTACCTCATAGACAATGGAAAAGAAAATAG
- a CDS encoding response regulator transcription factor gives MEKKIDVLYAEDDDKMAKMVKNLLEDHEFHVRIACDGKRVWDVFQHSPPDLLLLDLEMPKKDGLKIVKLVRKVNKRVPIVFYSSYMNVEKELEAIKLGADDCIRKGCPIELLLEKLRSIYRRVVRDEGSPQIYFLSETTKFNAVTGLLVMNGKNLVLKSMDSRLLHLLCVKMHEIASNDYLIRGLWGMGYTEKGNALRKGITRLRSILEADASLMIGNSFGEGYFLTSRDLHLKV, from the coding sequence ATGGAAAAGAAAATAGATGTTTTGTACGCAGAGGATGATGACAAGATGGCTAAGATGGTGAAAAATTTGCTGGAAGATCATGAATTTCATGTTCGGATTGCTTGTGACGGGAAGCGGGTGTGGGATGTTTTTCAGCATAGTCCCCCGGATTTGTTGCTGTTGGATTTGGAAATGCCGAAAAAAGATGGGTTGAAGATTGTTAAATTGGTTCGAAAGGTAAACAAACGAGTTCCGATCGTTTTTTATAGTTCGTACATGAATGTTGAGAAAGAATTGGAGGCGATAAAATTAGGAGCGGATGATTGTATTCGGAAAGGTTGCCCGATAGAGCTATTGTTGGAAAAATTGAGAAGTATTTATCGTAGAGTTGTACGAGATGAAGGAAGTCCTCAAATATATTTCTTATCTGAAACGACAAAATTTAATGCCGTGACTGGATTGTTAGTTATGAATGGGAAAAATTTGGTTCTAAAATCAATGGACTCCCGTTTGCTTCATTTGCTTTGTGTCAAAATGCACGAGATAGCAAGCAATGATTATTTGATTCGTGGATTATGGGGAATGGGGTATACAGAGAAGGGAAATGCATTGAGAAAAGGTATTACTCGTTTAAGAAGTATCTTGGAGGCAGATGCTTCTTTAATGATCGGAAATTCTTTTGGAGAAGGGTATTTTTTGACTTCTCGAGATTTGCATTTGAAGGTATAG
- a CDS encoding tetratricopeptide repeat protein: protein MKKFGIILFFCLATLGVSAQWNTTNMLRVGKSAIMFDDYVSAIENFNNIIRIKPYLSEPYFFRGLAKLNLDDFEGAIRDYTQAIELNPNYFHAYMYRGIAYHNMKQYEEAMHDYNTAIAINPGEAYVFANRAITEADMGDFKAAEKDYSKALIIDKNLLPAYLNRAIMREKLGDQEGAIADCNMAIKLNMFSDDAYGLRGYLRFQAKEYHDAIEDYNKALKINPENKRILMSRAITWYEMKKYPEALEDYTAVLKVDSTYAYAYYNRALLRSEIGDVNNAIHDFDQVLEMNPDNILIYFNRGLLKMEIKDYEGAYNDFSQSISIYPDFVKAYLARAATSMDMRDYDAAEKDRYKAEEIMDRYRRMKEGDRNALVDTTENFKRLIDINSRDDRMKDVINGRLQDRNVIIELQDMFIVQYLSLDTLRKGKVQYFDKRIMKFNQEHNYNPALTVSNKKFNYPREFEDNYIETLSSDIRKNKEVTDALLLRGSLYLNRGDYTKAIEDFRAVLEREPNHLFALMNLASARSRMYDYIESIEEKTSRVVGEEKKVERNVDYSLVLEGNNKCLEIDPEFVFALFNIANVYAKSGEIQKAIDMYTKVLEVDGDIAEAYFNRGLLHIYQGDRSAANVDLSKAGELGLTDSYSIIKRYCSVEEE, encoded by the coding sequence ATGAAGAAATTTGGCATTATACTATTCTTCTGTTTGGCGACATTGGGAGTGTCGGCACAATGGAATACGACAAATATGTTGCGAGTGGGAAAGAGTGCGATCATGTTTGACGACTACGTGAGTGCAATTGAAAACTTCAATAATATTATACGGATAAAGCCTTACTTATCTGAACCTTATTTCTTCCGGGGACTGGCAAAGTTGAACCTGGATGATTTTGAGGGGGCGATAAGGGATTATACACAGGCGATAGAGTTGAACCCGAATTATTTCCATGCTTACATGTACCGGGGAATAGCCTATCATAACATGAAGCAGTACGAGGAGGCCATGCACGATTACAATACGGCAATCGCGATAAATCCGGGAGAGGCTTACGTGTTCGCGAACAGGGCAATTACCGAGGCGGATATGGGTGATTTCAAGGCGGCGGAGAAGGATTACTCAAAGGCGTTGATTATTGATAAAAACCTGTTGCCTGCCTATCTGAACCGGGCGATCATGCGGGAGAAGCTGGGCGATCAAGAGGGGGCTATTGCGGATTGTAACATGGCGATCAAGTTGAATATGTTTTCAGATGATGCTTACGGGTTGAGGGGATATTTGAGGTTTCAGGCAAAAGAGTATCACGACGCGATAGAGGATTATAACAAGGCGTTGAAGATTAACCCGGAGAACAAGCGGATTCTTATGAGCCGGGCGATTACTTGGTACGAGATGAAAAAGTATCCCGAGGCTTTGGAGGATTACACGGCCGTCTTGAAAGTGGATAGTACTTACGCGTATGCTTATTATAACCGGGCTTTGTTGCGGTCGGAAATCGGAGACGTGAATAATGCCATTCATGATTTTGACCAGGTGTTGGAGATGAACCCGGATAACATTTTGATTTATTTCAACCGCGGATTGTTGAAAATGGAGATCAAGGATTACGAGGGGGCTTATAATGACTTTTCCCAGAGTATCTCGATCTACCCCGATTTCGTGAAGGCATACCTGGCAAGAGCCGCGACGAGCATGGATATGCGGGATTACGATGCGGCCGAAAAGGATCGTTACAAGGCGGAAGAGATCATGGACCGCTACCGACGGATGAAGGAGGGGGATCGGAATGCTTTGGTGGATACCACGGAAAATTTCAAGCGACTGATAGATATAAATTCCCGGGATGACCGGATGAAAGACGTGATTAACGGACGCTTGCAGGATCGGAACGTGATTATCGAATTGCAGGATATGTTTATCGTGCAGTACTTGTCTTTGGATACATTACGAAAAGGGAAGGTGCAGTATTTTGACAAGCGGATCATGAAGTTTAACCAGGAACATAATTATAACCCGGCGTTGACCGTCTCGAATAAGAAATTTAATTACCCGAGGGAATTCGAGGATAATTATATCGAGACGCTGTCTTCGGATATCCGGAAAAACAAGGAGGTCACGGATGCATTGTTGCTGCGCGGTTCGTTGTACTTGAACCGGGGAGATTACACGAAAGCGATCGAAGATTTTCGGGCCGTGCTGGAGCGTGAGCCGAATCATTTGTTTGCTTTGATGAATTTGGCAAGTGCCCGTTCCCGAATGTACGACTACATCGAGTCGATAGAAGAGAAGACTTCCCGTGTCGTGGGTGAGGAGAAGAAAGTGGAGCGGAACGTGGATTATTCTTTGGTGTTGGAAGGAAATAACAAATGTCTGGAGATTGATCCGGAATTCGTTTTTGCCCTGTTTAATATCGCTAACGTGTATGCCAAGAGCGGTGAGATCCAGAAAGCGATCGATATGTACACGAAGGTGCTGGAGGTGGACGGGGATATCGCCGAGGCTTATTTTAACCGGGGGCTACTCCATATCTACCAGGGAGACCGGAGTGCGGCCAACGTGGATTTAAGTAAAGCCGGGGAGCTTGGGCTGACGGATTCTTATAGCATTATCAAGCGCTATTGCTCGGTGGAGGAGGAGTAA